One genomic region from Deinococcus fonticola encodes:
- a CDS encoding transporter substrate-binding domain-containing protein, which translates to MKKTLTLLALLAGTTAFAASAPSTLTKGVLKIGMEGTYPPFTYKDDKGNLTGFDVDIAKAVAAKLNLKPEFVLTEWSGILAGLQANKYDVIVNQVAITAEREKSLAFSQPYVYSTPQIIVKKGSTFNPKSLADLKGKRVGSSLGSNYEQQLKAAGGINIVTYPGAAEVLADLAAGRIDAGYNDKLLVNYLIKSQNLPIKGAGFGKADSMGIALKKNNPSLKAAIDRALLQIKADGTYAKISGKWFGLDVSKP; encoded by the coding sequence ATGAAAAAAACCCTGACCCTGCTGGCCCTGCTGGCCGGCACCACCGCTTTTGCCGCCAGCGCCCCCAGTACCCTGACCAAAGGCGTGCTGAAAATCGGTATGGAGGGCACCTACCCGCCCTTTACCTACAAGGACGACAAGGGCAACCTCACCGGCTTCGACGTGGACATCGCCAAAGCGGTGGCCGCCAAGCTGAATCTGAAACCCGAATTCGTGCTGACCGAGTGGAGCGGCATCCTGGCCGGATTGCAGGCGAACAAGTACGACGTGATCGTCAACCAGGTCGCCATCACCGCCGAACGCGAGAAAAGCCTGGCCTTCAGCCAACCCTACGTGTACAGCACGCCGCAGATCATCGTGAAGAAGGGCAGCACCTTCAACCCGAAAAGCCTCGCCGACCTGAAAGGCAAACGCGTGGGCAGCAGCCTCGGCAGCAACTACGAGCAGCAGCTCAAGGCCGCGGGCGGCATCAATATCGTCACCTATCCCGGAGCGGCCGAGGTTCTGGCCGACCTGGCCGCTGGGCGCATCGATGCCGGATACAACGACAAACTGCTGGTCAATTACCTGATCAAGTCCCAGAACCTGCCCATCAAGGGCGCGGGCTTCGGCAAGGCCGACAGCATGGGCATCGCGCTGAAGAAGAACAACCCCAGCCTGAAAGCGGCCATCGACCGCGCACTGCTGCAAATCAAGGCCGACGGCACCTACGCCAAGATCAGCGGCAAGTGGTTCGGACTGGACGTCAGCAAACCCTGA
- a CDS encoding GNAT family N-acetyltransferase, whose translation MIRPATPADADMIALHRYPDEPDVAERPLYAAWVEEAIGRGIYVGFLLESAGAVIAGAGLTLLEWGPTRADPQPDRARLVNVWTHPAWRRQGNARALVQACMDAAQERGVTRLSLGTTDPGRPLYEGLGFRASPTEMTVNLVAPSPGSRRDCKACTDVPFMPEPLP comes from the coding sequence GTGATTCGACCCGCCACGCCTGCCGATGCCGACATGATTGCCCTTCACCGTTACCCGGACGAGCCGGATGTCGCAGAACGTCCCCTTTATGCGGCGTGGGTCGAGGAGGCCATTGGGCGCGGCATTTACGTGGGGTTCCTGCTTGAGTCCGCAGGCGCAGTGATCGCGGGCGCGGGGCTGACCCTGCTGGAGTGGGGGCCGACACGCGCAGACCCGCAGCCTGACCGGGCGCGGCTGGTCAACGTATGGACGCACCCCGCTTGGCGGCGGCAGGGCAACGCCCGCGCTCTGGTACAAGCGTGCATGGACGCCGCCCAGGAACGTGGTGTCACGCGCCTGAGCCTGGGCACCACCGACCCGGGCCGCCCGCTGTACGAAGGCCTGGGTTTCCGTGCCAGCCCCACGGAAATGACCGTGAACCTCGTGGCCCCATCCCCAGGTTCACGAAGGGACTGTAAAGCCTGCACGGACGTGCCTTTCATGCCTGAGCCCCTACCCTGA
- the gatB gene encoding Asp-tRNA(Asn)/Glu-tRNA(Gln) amidotransferase subunit GatB encodes MSYRAVIGLEVHLQLKTKSKMFSACPQDYHGEGPNTFTDPFTLGLPGTLPTLNREAVELAMMFGLGLNCDVSGFTQFHRKNYFYPDAPKNFQLSQYDRPIARDGYLDVLSPDGTTGRVRIKRAHLEDDAGKLTHPTYAPYSLLDLNRAGSSLLEMVTEADIQSAEQARAFLESVQAIAQALGVSDAAPEDGKMRCDVNISLHRDGEPWGTKVEVKNLNSFRSVARAIEYETARQAKVLDAGGRITQDTLGWDEGGQKTFLMRTKEGEADYRYFPEPDLPPLNITPEWIASVQARMPELPVQKRERYLAAGVREADAQAISLNVPISRFYDEALKHGADAQPVDAQPLDAQKLANWLLSDVAGHLSAQEIGLADTKLQPAHLAALVRLIDAGTISGKIGKDLLPDVMQGLDPARLVEERGLVVVTDTAAIDAAIDAAMQADPATVEKVRGGNAKAMNALFGPVMKSMGGKAKPEVVRERLQAKLGL; translated from the coding sequence ATGTCGTACCGCGCCGTGATCGGCTTGGAAGTTCACCTGCAACTGAAAACGAAATCGAAGATGTTCAGTGCCTGCCCGCAGGATTACCACGGCGAGGGGCCGAACACCTTCACGGATCCCTTCACGCTGGGGTTGCCGGGCACCCTGCCGACCCTCAACCGCGAGGCGGTGGAACTGGCGATGATGTTCGGCCTGGGCCTCAACTGTGACGTGTCGGGGTTCACGCAGTTTCACCGCAAGAATTACTTCTACCCGGACGCCCCGAAGAACTTTCAGCTCTCGCAGTACGACCGCCCCATTGCGCGCGACGGTTATCTGGACGTGCTGAGCCCGGACGGCACGACGGGCCGCGTTCGCATTAAACGCGCTCACCTGGAGGACGACGCCGGGAAACTGACGCACCCGACTTACGCGCCGTACAGCCTGCTCGACCTGAACCGCGCCGGGTCGAGCCTGCTGGAAATGGTCACTGAGGCCGATATTCAGAGCGCCGAGCAGGCCCGCGCGTTTCTGGAATCCGTGCAGGCCATCGCGCAGGCGCTGGGCGTTTCGGACGCCGCGCCGGAAGACGGCAAGATGCGCTGCGACGTGAACATCAGCCTTCACAGAGACGGCGAACCCTGGGGCACGAAAGTCGAGGTGAAGAACCTGAACAGCTTCCGCAGCGTGGCCCGCGCCATCGAGTACGAGACCGCCCGGCAGGCCAAAGTGCTGGACGCCGGGGGCAGGATCACGCAGGACACCCTGGGCTGGGACGAAGGCGGGCAGAAGACCTTCCTGATGCGCACCAAGGAAGGCGAGGCCGACTACCGCTACTTCCCGGAGCCTGACCTGCCGCCCCTGAACATCACGCCGGAGTGGATTGCCAGCGTGCAGGCCCGCATGCCCGAACTTCCGGTGCAGAAACGTGAACGTTACCTCGCGGCGGGCGTGCGTGAAGCCGACGCGCAGGCCATCAGCCTGAACGTCCCCATCTCGCGCTTCTACGACGAGGCCCTCAAGCACGGTGCGGATGCCCAACCGGTTGATGCCCAGCCACTTGATGCCCAGAAACTCGCCAACTGGCTGCTGAGTGACGTTGCCGGGCACCTGAGCGCCCAGGAAATCGGCCTCGCAGACACGAAACTGCAACCCGCGCACCTCGCTGCCCTGGTCAGGCTCATCGACGCAGGCACCATCAGCGGCAAGATCGGCAAAGACCTGCTGCCCGACGTGATGCAGGGTCTTGACCCCGCCAGACTCGTCGAGGAACGCGGGCTGGTCGTCGTGACCGACACCGCCGCCATCGACGCCGCCATCGACGCTGCCATGCAGGCCGACCCCGCCACCGTCGAGAAGGTGCGGGGGGGCAATGCCAAGGCCATGAACGCCCTGTTCGGCCCGGTCATGAAAAGCATGGGCGGCAAGGCCAAACCCGAAGTGGTGCGCGAACGCCTGCAAGCGAAACTGGGCCTGTGA
- a CDS encoding amidohydrolase has product MTHPLTIIQAQVITLDEGHPQAQAVLVGGGRVLAVGSLDDLRAQAPRAEVLDHRDVLLTPGLADAHIHLVMYGASLTQLELFGVRSVAEVQARVAGRAAATPAGKWIVGGGFLTSELGLDGYPTAAQLDEVSPNHPVLLHSRDHHMVWVNSAALKLAGVTEGTPDPEGGHIVHPLGCLQENAQALVMDALPTPTRQEWLAHARAGANDMAQRGYVSVHTMAFEDIEAPRALQTLAAQGELPLRVWACLPHERLLLARDLGLALNPGGLFQWGGVKFFADGALGSRTAWLHAPGFADGSGTGIALDAPELIYQRGLEAIELGLTPVTHAIGDRANTEVLNVYEKLRPAAEARGIRLRIEHSQHLRPQDVARMNGMTSSIQPMHLLADGPMIRDLLPHLRDTSYACKSIRDAGAVLAFGSDGPVATPDYRDNFRAATTRRDDQGELIGPDEALTELEVLWAHTRGPALAAGWEDEGIIRPGARAAFTLWDRLGGNARALVM; this is encoded by the coding sequence ATGACACATCCGCTGACGATCATTCAGGCCCAGGTCATCACGCTCGACGAGGGACACCCTCAGGCGCAGGCCGTGCTGGTGGGTGGCGGGCGCGTGCTGGCGGTGGGTTCGCTGGATGACCTGCGGGCCCAGGCCCCCAGGGCAGAGGTACTGGATCACCGGGACGTGCTGCTCACGCCGGGGCTGGCCGACGCGCACATCCACCTGGTGATGTACGGCGCTTCGCTGACGCAACTGGAGCTGTTCGGGGTGCGCAGTGTGGCCGAGGTGCAGGCCAGGGTCGCCGGGCGGGCAGCCGCCACACCTGCCGGAAAATGGATCGTGGGCGGCGGTTTTCTGACTTCCGAGCTGGGCCTGGACGGGTATCCCACCGCCGCGCAGCTCGATGAAGTCAGCCCGAACCACCCGGTGCTGCTGCACTCCCGCGACCACCACATGGTCTGGGTGAACAGCGCCGCGCTGAAGCTGGCGGGCGTCACCGAGGGCACCCCGGATCCCGAGGGCGGGCACATCGTTCATCCACTGGGGTGCTTGCAGGAGAACGCGCAGGCCCTGGTCATGGACGCGCTTCCCACCCCTACCCGCCAGGAGTGGCTGGCCCACGCCCGCGCCGGGGCGAACGACATGGCGCAGCGCGGGTACGTCAGTGTTCACACCATGGCCTTCGAGGACATCGAGGCCCCGCGCGCCCTGCAAACCCTGGCGGCCCAGGGCGAGCTGCCGCTGCGCGTATGGGCCTGCCTGCCGCACGAGCGCCTGCTGCTCGCCCGCGACCTGGGGCTGGCCCTCAACCCCGGCGGCCTCTTTCAGTGGGGCGGCGTGAAGTTCTTCGCGGACGGTGCCCTGGGCAGCCGCACCGCCTGGCTGCACGCCCCCGGTTTTGCCGACGGGTCCGGCACCGGCATTGCCCTGGACGCCCCGGAACTGATTTACCAGCGCGGCCTGGAGGCCATCGAGCTGGGCCTGACCCCGGTGACGCACGCCATCGGTGACCGTGCCAACACCGAGGTGCTGAACGTGTACGAAAAGCTGCGCCCCGCCGCCGAAGCCCGGGGCATTCGCCTGCGCATCGAGCACTCGCAGCACCTGCGCCCCCAGGACGTGGCCCGCATGAATGGTATGACCAGCAGCATTCAGCCCATGCACCTGCTCGCCGACGGCCCCATGATCCGCGACCTGCTGCCGCACCTGCGGGACACCAGTTACGCCTGCAAAAGCATCCGCGACGCCGGGGCGGTGCTGGCCTTCGGCAGTGACGGCCCGGTCGCCACGCCCGACTACCGCGACAACTTCCGCGCCGCCACCACCCGCCGCGACGACCAGGGCGAACTCATCGGCCCGGACGAGGCCCTCACCGAACTGGAGGTGCTATGGGCGCACACCCGTGGCCCCGCCCTCGCCGCCGGCTGGGAAGACGAAGGGATCATCCGCCCCGGCGCCCGCGCCGCCTTTACCCTCTGGGACAGGCTGGGCGGCAACGCCAGAGCGCTGGTGATGTAA
- a CDS encoding response regulator: protein MPRILVVDDDAAIVKLISVILSRAGHEVRTSSHPVEALDLLKVFTPDLIISDVVMPYMTGLEFLEQVRDHDHLAAMPFILLSSHAERSDVRRGMNLGADDYLPKPFTPADLTTAVDARLRRVGLNVQADSGTQARALGTAQVFWQGQQVSWVSRKALELFFYLLEHKEVTSWEAAEALWPEKDESRASSLFHTTLHRLRKSLNNDAVVSQNRKYALADSLKPEYDVQRYELLSAQAEADSLGYEELKELVSQYGTFLPGADSPWVDDVRARLEQTQMNLLGLAAQAAGKAGKPKEAAQYHQKALSIDPMSEQDWQGLARALDTIGDPRARLAAQREAWWAVDFD from the coding sequence ATGCCCCGCATTCTGGTCGTTGATGACGACGCTGCCATCGTGAAGCTGATCAGCGTGATCCTGTCGCGTGCCGGTCATGAGGTGCGCACCAGCAGCCACCCTGTCGAGGCCCTCGACCTGCTGAAGGTGTTCACGCCAGACCTGATCATCAGTGACGTGGTGATGCCGTACATGACCGGCCTGGAATTTCTGGAACAGGTGCGCGACCACGACCATCTGGCGGCCATGCCGTTCATTCTGCTGAGCAGCCACGCCGAGCGCAGTGACGTGCGCCGGGGCATGAACCTGGGCGCCGACGATTACCTGCCCAAACCCTTTACGCCCGCCGACCTGACCACCGCCGTGGACGCCCGCTTGCGCCGCGTGGGCCTGAACGTGCAGGCCGACAGTGGCACGCAGGCCAGGGCGCTGGGCACCGCGCAGGTGTTCTGGCAGGGTCAGCAGGTGTCGTGGGTGAGCCGCAAGGCGCTGGAACTGTTCTTCTACCTGCTGGAGCACAAGGAAGTCACCAGCTGGGAGGCCGCCGAGGCGCTGTGGCCCGAGAAAGACGAGTCGCGGGCCAGCAGCCTCTTTCACACCACGTTGCACCGCCTGCGCAAGAGCCTGAACAACGACGCGGTGGTGTCGCAGAACCGCAAGTATGCCCTGGCCGACAGCCTGAAGCCCGAGTACGACGTGCAGCGTTACGAACTGCTTTCCGCGCAGGCCGAGGCCGACAGCCTGGGCTACGAGGAACTCAAGGAACTGGTCAGCCAGTACGGCACCTTCCTGCCCGGCGCCGACAGCCCCTGGGTGGATGACGTTCGTGCCCGCCTGGAGCAGACCCAGATGAACCTGCTGGGCCTGGCCGCGCAGGCCGCCGGCAAGGCTGGCAAGCCCAAGGAAGCCGCGCAGTACCACCAGAAGGCCCTCAGCATCGACCCCATGAGCGAGCAGGACTGGCAGGGCCTGGCCCGCGCCCTGGACACCATCGGCGACCCGCGCGCCCGCCTGGCTGCGCAGCGCGAAGCCTGGTGGGCGGTGGATTTCGACTGA
- the alaS gene encoding alanine--tRNA ligase, whose protein sequence is MTRRLTTQDIRSMFLQFFQSKEHLILPSYSTIAPDPTTLFTVAGMQPFKEQFMGAPAVFDGRGSKRVTTAQKCVRVGDIENVGRTRRHLSLFEMMGNFSFGDYFKKEAIEWAWEFLTSPEWMGMDKDKMYVTIYKDDDEAFGYWTQNIGLDPAHIHRFDADENFWPANAPLEGPNGPCGPCSEIYYDRGPKYGDDTWSDYYQTRESARFLEVWNLVFPQFDRQEPDANGQPVLKDLPFKNIDTGMGLERVASVVQDVPDFYSNDVFGPIIEKVAELSGKSYEGEVSVSHRVVAEHIRSVSMILADGTSFSNTGRGYTARKIMRRAIRHGYMLGWREPKLFELVGLVVTSMGEAYPELKENQSKVEAAMKAEEELFLKTLETGIQRLGKLLSPMKQGDVLAGDEAFTLYGTYGFPLDLTKEIAEEYGVNVDEAGYAESLEKDQQLSREGSKYGKSELFGGNQEVFDGLPATQFVGYDHLQASAQVLALVGAGERLNHLGAGSEATVILNQTPFYGEGGGEVGDTGRLEWAGVDGARGAGVVRDTRKTKAGVFLHDVLVEEGELTEGVTVRAVVSLERAAIQRHHTATHLLHAALRAVLGSGVQQKGSLVAADRLRFDFSHGAAMTAEEVAQVEGLVSRWVSANFPVTWQEMPIADAKAAGATALFGEKYGDTVRVVKVEGAVDLNGVSVSSMELCGGAHVSRTGDIGAFVILFDENVAAGVRRIEALAGDAATAWVRDRLNAQAKAAALLNTNPEGLEARIAGLQTQLKASEKELGNLKRQLAQAQMGGGGSAAQTRELGGFKVASLKLSGIEGNELRSAADKLLDQSGADMVVIASDRGLVVKATKAAVEKGAHAGQLVGKLAAAGGGKGGGRPDMAQAGITNAEGALGALDTAF, encoded by the coding sequence ATGACGCGCCGCCTGACCACGCAAGACATTCGCAGCATGTTCCTTCAATTCTTCCAGAGCAAGGAACACCTGATCCTGCCCAGTTACAGCACCATTGCGCCTGACCCCACCACCCTGTTTACCGTCGCCGGAATGCAGCCCTTCAAGGAGCAGTTCATGGGCGCACCTGCCGTGTTCGACGGGCGGGGCAGCAAGCGCGTGACCACCGCGCAGAAGTGCGTGCGCGTGGGCGACATCGAGAACGTGGGCCGCACCCGCCGCCACCTGAGCCTCTTCGAGATGATGGGCAACTTCAGTTTCGGGGATTACTTCAAGAAGGAAGCCATCGAGTGGGCCTGGGAATTCCTGACCAGCCCTGAGTGGATGGGCATGGATAAGGACAAGATGTACGTCACCATCTACAAGGACGACGATGAAGCCTTCGGGTACTGGACGCAGAACATCGGCCTCGACCCCGCTCATATTCACCGTTTCGACGCCGACGAGAACTTCTGGCCCGCGAACGCCCCGCTGGAAGGCCCGAACGGCCCCTGTGGCCCGTGCAGCGAGATTTACTACGACCGTGGCCCGAAGTACGGCGACGACACCTGGAGCGACTACTACCAGACCCGCGAGAGTGCGCGTTTTCTGGAAGTGTGGAACCTGGTGTTCCCGCAATTTGACCGTCAGGAACCCGACGCAAACGGCCAGCCCGTTCTGAAAGACCTGCCGTTCAAGAACATCGACACGGGCATGGGCCTGGAGCGCGTCGCCAGCGTTGTGCAGGACGTGCCGGACTTCTACAGCAACGATGTGTTTGGGCCCATCATCGAGAAGGTCGCGGAACTGAGCGGCAAGTCCTACGAAGGCGAGGTCAGCGTGTCGCACCGCGTGGTGGCCGAGCACATTCGCAGCGTCAGCATGATTCTGGCCGATGGCACCAGCTTTTCCAACACCGGGCGCGGCTACACTGCCCGCAAGATCATGCGCCGCGCGATTCGCCACGGCTACATGCTGGGTTGGCGCGAGCCGAAATTGTTTGAATTGGTGGGACTGGTTGTTACCAGCATGGGCGAAGCGTACCCGGAACTGAAGGAAAACCAGAGCAAAGTCGAAGCGGCTATGAAAGCTGAGGAAGAACTGTTCCTCAAGACGCTGGAAACGGGTATCCAGCGCCTGGGCAAGCTGCTCAGCCCGATGAAACAAGGTGACGTGCTTGCGGGTGATGAGGCATTCACGCTCTACGGGACTTATGGTTTCCCACTTGATCTGACCAAAGAAATTGCCGAGGAATACGGTGTCAATGTGGACGAAGCCGGTTATGCGGAAAGCCTGGAAAAAGACCAGCAGCTTTCCCGTGAAGGCAGCAAGTACGGCAAGTCCGAACTGTTCGGCGGGAATCAGGAGGTGTTCGATGGCCTGCCCGCCACCCAATTTGTCGGCTACGACCACCTTCAGGCTTCAGCGCAGGTGCTGGCGCTGGTGGGCGCGGGCGAACGCCTGAACCACCTTGGCGCAGGCAGTGAAGCCACCGTGATTCTGAACCAGACCCCTTTCTACGGCGAGGGTGGCGGTGAGGTCGGCGACACCGGTCGCCTCGAGTGGGCCGGTGTGGATGGAGCGCGGGGCGCTGGTGTGGTGCGTGACACCCGGAAAACGAAGGCGGGCGTGTTCCTGCACGACGTGCTGGTCGAGGAAGGCGAGTTGACAGAAGGCGTGACCGTGCGGGCTGTCGTGAGCCTGGAACGCGCCGCGATTCAACGTCACCACACCGCCACCCACCTGCTGCACGCCGCCCTACGGGCCGTGCTGGGCAGTGGCGTGCAGCAGAAAGGGTCACTGGTGGCTGCCGACCGCCTGCGCTTCGATTTCTCGCACGGGGCCGCCATGACCGCCGAGGAAGTGGCCCAGGTGGAGGGGCTGGTGAGCCGCTGGGTCAGCGCGAACTTCCCCGTGACCTGGCAGGAAATGCCGATTGCCGACGCGAAGGCCGCCGGAGCCACCGCCCTGTTCGGGGAGAAGTACGGCGACACCGTACGCGTCGTGAAGGTCGAGGGTGCCGTCGACCTGAACGGGGTTTCCGTCAGCAGCATGGAACTGTGCGGCGGGGCGCACGTCTCGCGCACCGGGGACATCGGCGCCTTCGTCATTCTGTTCGACGAGAATGTGGCCGCCGGGGTGCGCCGCATCGAGGCTCTGGCGGGCGACGCCGCCACCGCCTGGGTGCGCGACCGCCTGAATGCCCAGGCAAAAGCCGCCGCGCTGCTGAACACCAACCCCGAGGGCCTGGAAGCCCGCATCGCCGGGTTGCAGACGCAACTCAAAGCCAGCGAGAAAGAACTTGGCAACCTGAAACGCCAGCTGGCGCAGGCGCAGATGGGCGGGGGCGGCAGCGCCGCACAGACCCGCGAACTGGGCGGGTTCAAGGTGGCCAGCCTGAAACTCAGCGGTATCGAGGGCAATGAACTGCGTAGCGCCGCCGACAAACTCCTCGATCAGAGCGGCGCGGACATGGTCGTCATCGCTTCCGATAGGGGGCTGGTCGTGAAAGCCACGAAGGCTGCCGTGGAAAAAGGCGCGCATGCCGGGCAACTTGTCGGCAAGCTCGCCGCTGCGGGCGGCGGCAAAGGCGGCGGACGCCCCGACATGGCCCAGGCTGGGATCACCAACGCGGAAGGCGCACTGGGGGCACTGGACACGGCTTTTTAA
- a CDS encoding SAM-dependent methyltransferase produces the protein MTGTPGKRRLGQISVAVGAAAVALAARKMAATPSTPTQVRSRALHLLERVLPTSRGFDLELWDGTVIPATRQPAQARLVLRSEQALGRMLRLPADLALGEAYLRGDFDIQGDIGAIAGIADDFDAQLRPADWPGLLNDVQVLKRAAGAVPAPVSVSLEGEQHSRERDRAAIEYHYDVSNDFYKLWLDSHMLYSCAHFSSGQETLEQAQEAKLEYICRKLRLQAGERLLDIGCGWGGLAIYAAQRYGVQVLGVTLSQAQLTEAQERVKAAGLQDRITLELRDYRDVLAAGYEPFDKIASIEMSEHVGRKNMPTYFKTAYAILKPGGLMLNIASSDGIAQARVPMWLQSGNFARKYVFPDGEMLPAWETLKHASEALFEVRDVENLREHYVLTLKHWARRLEAQEAQARPMLGEQRWRLWRLYLGATSYYFQKGHLSLFQSLLAKPDAERAVPLPLTRADLYRA, from the coding sequence ATGACCGGAACACCTGGAAAACGTCGGCTGGGGCAGATAAGTGTCGCGGTGGGCGCCGCAGCGGTTGCCCTGGCGGCAAGGAAAATGGCGGCCACCCCCTCGACACCGACCCAGGTGCGCTCCCGTGCCCTGCACCTGCTGGAGCGTGTTTTGCCCACTTCACGGGGTTTTGATCTGGAGTTGTGGGACGGCACGGTCATTCCGGCCACCCGTCAGCCGGCGCAGGCGCGCCTGGTGCTGCGAAGTGAACAGGCGCTGGGCCGCATGCTGCGCCTGCCGGCGGATCTGGCGCTGGGAGAAGCGTACCTGCGCGGGGATTTCGATATTCAGGGCGACATCGGGGCCATTGCCGGCATTGCCGATGATTTCGATGCGCAGCTCCGCCCCGCCGACTGGCCCGGCCTGCTGAACGACGTGCAGGTGCTGAAAAGGGCGGCCGGCGCGGTGCCGGCCCCCGTTTCGGTTTCGCTGGAAGGCGAGCAGCACAGCCGCGAGCGTGACCGGGCCGCTATTGAGTACCACTACGACGTCTCGAACGACTTCTACAAATTGTGGCTGGATTCGCACATGCTCTACTCCTGCGCCCACTTCTCCAGCGGGCAGGAAACGCTGGAGCAGGCGCAGGAAGCGAAACTGGAGTACATCTGCCGCAAACTGCGCCTGCAAGCCGGTGAGCGGTTGCTGGACATCGGGTGCGGCTGGGGGGGCCTGGCCATTTACGCCGCGCAGCGCTACGGCGTGCAGGTGCTGGGCGTGACCCTCTCCCAGGCGCAGCTTACCGAAGCGCAGGAACGCGTGAAGGCTGCCGGGCTGCAAGACCGCATCACCCTGGAACTGCGGGATTACCGCGACGTGCTGGCGGCGGGATACGAACCGTTTGATAAGATTGCCAGCATTGAGATGTCGGAGCATGTGGGGCGCAAGAACATGCCCACCTACTTCAAGACCGCTTACGCGATCCTGAAACCGGGCGGGTTGATGCTGAACATTGCCAGTAGCGATGGGATCGCGCAGGCACGGGTGCCGATGTGGCTTCAGAGTGGCAACTTTGCCCGCAAGTACGTGTTTCCGGACGGTGAGATGCTGCCTGCGTGGGAAACCCTGAAACACGCCTCCGAAGCGCTGTTCGAGGTGCGCGACGTGGAGAACCTGCGCGAACACTACGTCCTGACCCTGAAGCACTGGGCCAGGCGACTGGAAGCGCAGGAGGCGCAGGCGCGGCCCATGCTGGGCGAGCAGCGATGGCGGCTATGGCGCCTTTATCTGGGCGCCACTTCCTACTACTTCCAGAAAGGTCACCTG